The Lentzea guizhouensis genome contains a region encoding:
- a CDS encoding NAD(P)H-dependent flavin oxidoreductase, with protein sequence MRTNLCDTFGIEHPVFGFTPSEHVAAAISRAGGMGVLGCVRFNDAEDLDRALTWMDENTDGKPYGVDIVMPAKIPAEGTQVDLDKLVPQGHKDFVDRTLLSLGVPPLPDGASGEGVLGWLHSVARSHVDVALEHPIRLIANALGSPPVDVIERAHAAGVPVAALAGKASHARRHVENGVDIVVAQGYEAGGHTGEVATMVLVPEIADAVDVPVLAAGGIGSGRQAAAALGLGAAGVWMGSYWLTTTEYTLGNSSTQEALLAAGSSDTVRTRIYTGKPARLLKTRWTEAWTSAEAPEPLPMPLQNILVSEAHQRIARSSDPSVVSMPVGQVVGRMNEVRPVAEVMADLVREFDETVERLTKLR encoded by the coding sequence ATGCGCACCAACCTGTGTGACACGTTCGGCATCGAGCACCCGGTCTTCGGCTTCACGCCGTCCGAGCACGTGGCCGCCGCGATCAGCCGCGCGGGTGGCATGGGCGTGCTCGGCTGCGTGCGGTTCAACGACGCCGAGGACCTCGACCGCGCGCTGACGTGGATGGACGAGAACACCGACGGCAAACCGTACGGCGTCGACATCGTGATGCCCGCGAAGATCCCGGCCGAGGGCACCCAGGTCGACCTCGACAAGCTCGTCCCGCAGGGCCACAAGGACTTCGTGGACCGCACCCTGCTCTCCCTCGGCGTGCCACCGCTCCCGGACGGGGCATCCGGCGAGGGCGTGCTCGGCTGGCTGCACTCGGTCGCGCGCTCGCACGTCGACGTCGCCCTGGAACACCCGATCCGGCTGATCGCGAACGCCTTGGGCTCGCCGCCGGTCGACGTGATCGAACGCGCGCACGCGGCCGGTGTTCCGGTGGCGGCGTTGGCCGGCAAGGCCTCGCACGCGCGCCGGCACGTCGAGAACGGCGTGGACATCGTGGTGGCGCAGGGCTACGAGGCCGGCGGGCACACCGGTGAGGTCGCCACGATGGTGCTCGTGCCGGAGATCGCCGACGCGGTGGACGTGCCGGTGCTGGCAGCGGGTGGCATCGGGTCCGGGCGGCAGGCCGCGGCGGCGTTGGGGTTGGGTGCGGCCGGGGTGTGGATGGGCTCGTACTGGCTGACGACGACCGAGTACACGCTGGGCAACTCGTCGACGCAGGAGGCTCTGCTGGCCGCGGGCTCCAGCGACACCGTGCGGACGCGGATCTACACCGGCAAGCCCGCGCGGTTGCTGAAAACGCGGTGGACCGAGGCGTGGACGTCGGCGGAGGCACCGGAACCGTTGCCGATGCCGTTGCAGAACATCCTGGTCAGCGAGGCGCACCAGCGGATCGCGCGGTCGTCGGACCCGTCGGTGGTGTCGATGCCGGTGGGGCAGGTGGTCGGGCGGATGAACGAGGTGCGGCCGGTGGCCGAGGTGATGGCGGACCTGGTGCGCGAGTTCGACGAGACTGTCGAGCGGCTCACCAAGCTGCGCTGA
- a CDS encoding acyl-CoA synthetase, with product MALNVADLVEHAVDTVPDRTALVCGDRRVTYAELEARANKLAHHLAKNGVTAGQHVGLYARNSIELVEAMLAVYKLRAVAINVNYRYTKNELQYLFGEADLVALVHERRYSPLVAEADAPQLRVVIDDESAEDFAGTEYEAALAAESGDRDFGPRSADDLYILYTGGTTGMPKGVMWRHEDVWRTLGGGIDFVTGERVADEWQQANAGKDFGLVRLCLPPLIHGAAQWAVLGALFSGSTVVLVPKFDPAEIWRVIGREKVQVAVITGDAMGRPLIEEFQRGEYDGSSLFIINSSAALFSYTVKKQYHELLPHTTLLESIGSSETGSTGIGAVPKEILKTDGTKVKLNEDTIVVDEDGTKLEPAPGVIGKLARGGHIPLGYYKDPEKTAKMFIEVDGKRYTVPGDFARFEADGDITLLGRGNTCVNTGGEKVFPEEVEGVLKSHPDVFDALVIGVPDDLLGQRVGALVQPREGATPTLSELDAHVRETLAGYKVPRSLWLVDEIGRTPSGKPDYQWARRHVEEHAHQPV from the coding sequence ATGGCCCTCAACGTCGCAGACCTCGTTGAACACGCCGTCGACACCGTGCCCGACCGCACCGCGCTCGTGTGCGGCGACCGGCGGGTCACCTACGCCGAACTCGAGGCGCGCGCCAACAAGTTGGCGCATCACCTGGCAAAGAACGGCGTGACGGCCGGTCAGCACGTCGGCCTGTACGCGCGCAACTCCATCGAGCTGGTCGAGGCCATGCTCGCGGTCTACAAGCTGCGGGCCGTTGCGATCAACGTGAACTACCGCTACACCAAGAACGAGTTGCAGTACCTGTTCGGTGAGGCGGACCTGGTCGCCCTGGTGCACGAGCGCCGCTACTCGCCGCTGGTGGCGGAGGCCGACGCGCCGCAGCTGCGGGTCGTGATCGACGACGAGTCCGCTGAGGACTTCGCCGGCACCGAGTACGAGGCCGCGCTGGCCGCCGAGTCCGGTGACCGCGACTTCGGCCCGCGCAGCGCCGACGACCTCTACATCCTCTACACCGGCGGCACCACCGGCATGCCCAAGGGGGTGATGTGGCGGCACGAAGACGTGTGGCGCACGCTCGGCGGCGGCATCGACTTCGTGACCGGCGAACGCGTCGCCGACGAGTGGCAGCAGGCCAACGCGGGCAAGGACTTCGGGCTCGTCCGGCTGTGCCTGCCGCCGCTGATCCACGGCGCCGCGCAGTGGGCCGTGCTGGGCGCGTTGTTCAGCGGCAGCACCGTCGTGCTGGTGCCGAAGTTCGATCCCGCCGAGATCTGGCGCGTCATCGGCCGGGAGAAGGTCCAGGTCGCGGTGATCACCGGCGACGCGATGGGCCGGCCGTTGATCGAGGAGTTCCAGCGCGGCGAGTACGACGGGTCGTCGTTGTTCATCATCAACAGCAGCGCCGCGCTCTTCTCCTACACCGTGAAGAAGCAGTACCACGAGCTGCTGCCGCACACGACGCTGCTGGAGTCGATCGGGTCGAGCGAGACAGGGTCCACCGGCATCGGCGCGGTGCCGAAGGAGATCCTCAAGACCGACGGCACCAAGGTGAAGCTCAACGAGGACACCATCGTCGTCGACGAGGACGGCACCAAGCTCGAACCCGCGCCCGGCGTCATCGGCAAGCTCGCCCGCGGCGGCCACATCCCGCTGGGCTACTACAAGGACCCCGAGAAGACCGCGAAGATGTTCATCGAGGTCGACGGCAAGCGCTACACCGTGCCCGGCGACTTCGCCCGCTTCGAGGCCGACGGCGACATCACGTTGCTCGGCCGCGGCAACACCTGCGTGAACACCGGCGGTGAGAAGGTGTTCCCGGAAGAGGTCGAGGGCGTGCTCAAGTCGCACCCGGACGTGTTCGACGCACTGGTGATCGGCGTACCGGACGACCTGCTCGGCCAACGCGTCGGCGCACTGGTCCAGCCGCGCGAGGGCGCCACGCCGACACTGTCCGAACTGGACGCGCACGTCCGCGAGACGCTGGCCGGCTACAAGGTGCCGCGCTCGCTCTGGCTGGTCGACGAGATCGGCCGCACCCCCAGCGGCAAACCCGACTACCAGTGGGCCCGGCGCCACGTGGAGGAGCATGCGCACCAACCTGTGTGA
- a CDS encoding crotonase/enoyl-CoA hydratase family protein, whose protein sequence is MTTTTQPHCLVELVGNVLVVTMNRPEARNALSGPMMAIMREAWDRVDNDPEVRVCILTGAGGAFCAGADLKAMSQNHPSETTGYDFSVIEPLLKGRRLTKPLIAAVEGPAIAGGTEILQATDIRVAGESARFGVSEPRWGLFPLGGSAVRLPRQIPYTVAADLLLTGRHIKAPEAKEIGLIGHVVPDGEALAKAMELAEMISANGPVAIRAILRTIRETEGMHENEAFTVDARLGMEVFRSEDAKEGPRAFAEKRKPNFQGC, encoded by the coding sequence ATGACCACGACAACGCAACCTCATTGCCTGGTGGAGTTGGTCGGGAACGTCCTGGTCGTCACGATGAACCGGCCGGAGGCGCGCAACGCGTTGTCCGGTCCGATGATGGCCATCATGCGCGAGGCCTGGGACCGCGTGGACAACGATCCCGAGGTGCGCGTGTGCATCCTGACCGGCGCGGGCGGGGCGTTCTGCGCGGGCGCGGACCTCAAGGCGATGTCGCAGAACCACCCGAGCGAGACGACGGGGTACGACTTCTCGGTGATCGAGCCGCTGCTGAAGGGTCGCCGGTTGACGAAACCGCTCATCGCGGCTGTGGAAGGCCCGGCGATCGCGGGCGGCACGGAGATCCTGCAGGCGACCGACATCCGGGTGGCCGGCGAGAGCGCCCGGTTCGGCGTGTCCGAGCCGCGCTGGGGCCTGTTCCCGCTGGGCGGCTCGGCGGTGCGGCTGCCGCGCCAGATCCCGTACACGGTCGCGGCCGACCTGCTGCTGACCGGGCGGCACATCAAGGCACCGGAAGCCAAGGAGATCGGCCTGATCGGGCACGTGGTGCCGGACGGTGAGGCGCTGGCCAAGGCGATGGAGCTGGCCGAGATGATTTCGGCCAACGGGCCGGTGGCGATCAGGGCGATCCTGCGGACGATCCGGGAGACCGAGGGCATGCACGAGAACGAGGCGTTCACAGTGGACGCTCGGCTGGGCATGGAGGTGTTCCGCAGCGAGGACGCCAAGGAGGGGCCGCGGGCGTTCGCGGAGAAGCGGAAGCCGAACTTCCAAGGCTGCTAA
- the kstD gene encoding 3-oxosteroid 1-dehydrogenase → MTLNRRQVLAGAGLALASGLVHTGTAQADLGEYDVVVVGSGAAGMTAALTAAKRGLSVVVVEKAPTFGGSAARSGAGIWIPNNEVILAAGVPDTPALAAQYLSAVVGDIPVARQQAYLSAGPRMISFVQRNSPLRFRYMDGYSDYYPELPGGIARGRSIEPDVFDGNLLGPELANLNPPYLAVPPGMVIFSADYKWLALALVNAKGAATAAAALARGTAAALAGQKPLMMGQALAGALRLGLMQAGVPVWLNTPLVDLHVVGGAVRGVVTSRGLVRARRGVIMGSGGFEHNAAMRAQYQQQPIGTQWTVGAKENTGDGHRAGQRLGAAFDLMDDAWWGPAIPVPGTPYFCLAERTLPGGLMINQAGRRFVNEAAPYSDVVHVMYDKNPTAPCIPAWLVVDQNYRNRYLFADIAPALPLPDGWYQNGAVVRNWSLDGLASAIGVPAAALKATVSRFNSQALIGRDPDFKRGDSAYDHYYTDPAVIPNSCLAPLWAPPFYAFKIVPGDLGTKGGMVTDARARVLRPDGSVIPGLYAAGNVSSAVMGRSYAGAGSTIGPAMTFGYIAANDV, encoded by the coding sequence ATGACCCTCAACCGCCGTCAGGTGCTCGCCGGAGCCGGTCTCGCGCTGGCGTCCGGACTCGTGCACACCGGCACCGCCCAGGCGGACCTCGGTGAGTACGACGTGGTGGTGGTCGGGTCCGGTGCCGCCGGCATGACCGCCGCGCTCACCGCCGCCAAGCGCGGGCTGAGCGTCGTGGTGGTGGAGAAGGCGCCGACGTTCGGTGGCTCCGCCGCGCGTTCCGGTGCCGGCATCTGGATTCCGAACAACGAGGTGATCCTCGCCGCCGGGGTGCCGGACACGCCGGCGTTGGCGGCGCAGTACCTCTCTGCGGTCGTGGGCGACATCCCGGTGGCGCGGCAGCAGGCGTACCTGAGCGCCGGGCCGCGGATGATCTCGTTCGTGCAGCGCAACAGCCCGCTGCGCTTCCGGTACATGGACGGGTACAGCGACTACTACCCAGAGCTCCCCGGTGGCATCGCACGCGGCCGTTCGATCGAGCCGGACGTGTTCGACGGCAACCTCCTGGGCCCGGAGCTCGCGAACCTGAACCCGCCGTACCTGGCCGTGCCACCGGGCATGGTCATCTTCAGCGCGGACTACAAGTGGCTCGCGCTGGCCCTGGTGAACGCCAAGGGCGCCGCGACGGCCGCTGCTGCACTCGCCCGCGGTACGGCTGCCGCACTGGCCGGGCAGAAGCCGTTGATGATGGGCCAGGCGCTGGCCGGTGCCCTGCGGCTCGGGCTGATGCAGGCCGGTGTGCCGGTGTGGCTGAACACGCCGCTGGTGGACCTGCACGTGGTGGGCGGCGCGGTCCGTGGCGTCGTGACCTCGCGCGGTCTCGTGCGCGCTCGTCGTGGCGTGATCATGGGTTCGGGCGGCTTCGAGCACAACGCGGCCATGCGCGCGCAGTACCAGCAACAGCCGATCGGCACGCAGTGGACCGTGGGGGCGAAGGAGAACACGGGCGACGGCCACCGCGCGGGCCAACGGCTCGGTGCCGCGTTCGACCTGATGGACGACGCCTGGTGGGGTCCCGCGATCCCGGTGCCCGGCACGCCGTACTTCTGCCTGGCCGAACGCACGCTGCCGGGCGGTCTGATGATCAACCAGGCCGGTCGGCGGTTCGTGAACGAGGCCGCGCCCTACAGCGACGTCGTGCACGTCATGTACGACAAGAACCCGACGGCGCCGTGCATCCCGGCGTGGCTGGTGGTCGACCAGAACTACCGCAACCGGTACCTGTTCGCCGACATCGCGCCCGCGCTGCCGTTGCCGGACGGCTGGTACCAGAACGGCGCGGTCGTGAGGAACTGGTCGCTGGACGGCCTGGCGTCGGCGATCGGGGTGCCGGCGGCCGCGTTGAAGGCGACCGTGAGCCGGTTCAACAGCCAGGCCTTGATCGGCCGGGATCCCGACTTCAAGCGTGGTGACAGCGCTTACGACCACTACTACACCGACCCGGCGGTCATCCCGAACTCGTGCCTGGCGCCGTTGTGGGCACCGCCGTTCTACGCGTTCAAGATCGTGCCGGGCGACCTCGGGACGAAGGGCGGCATGGTCACGGACGCGCGCGCTCGGGTGCTGCGGCCGGACGGGTCGGTGATCCCGGGGCTGTACGCGGCGGGCAACGTCAGCTCGGCCGTGATGGGGCGCAGCTACGCCGGGGCCGGGTCGACGATCGGCCCGGCCATGACGTTCGGCTACATCGCCGCCAACGACGTCTAG
- a CDS encoding pyridoxamine 5'-phosphate oxidase family protein, with protein MRELVKMTPAEVDAFLAGQRTLVVATIGRTGLPHLAPMWFAFLDGEIVFCTDRKSQKVVNLRRDPRCSVLAEAGETYDQLRGVHMEGVTEFTPDLGQVVDAVVARNFGEVGSSDEEREALRKAMSRRVAVIFRPTRTASWDHRKLMSGVTP; from the coding sequence GTGCGTGAGCTCGTCAAGATGACCCCGGCCGAGGTAGACGCGTTTCTGGCCGGGCAGAGGACGTTGGTCGTGGCGACGATCGGGCGCACCGGGCTGCCGCACCTCGCGCCGATGTGGTTCGCGTTCCTGGACGGCGAGATCGTGTTCTGCACGGACCGCAAGTCGCAGAAGGTCGTGAACCTGCGCCGCGACCCGCGCTGCAGCGTGCTGGCGGAGGCGGGGGAGACCTACGACCAGCTGCGCGGCGTGCACATGGAGGGCGTCACCGAGTTCACGCCCGACCTCGGCCAGGTGGTCGACGCCGTGGTGGCGCGCAACTTCGGCGAGGTCGGCTCCTCGGACGAGGAACGGGAAGCTCTGCGCAAGGCCATGTCACGGCGCGTCGCCGTGATCTTCCGTCCGACCAGGACGGCCAGCTGGGACCACCGGAAGCTGATGTCGGGAGTGACCCCATGA
- a CDS encoding acyl-CoA synthetase: MVGLWNTASEQPDLTALVDPGGREITYRELAAEANRYGRGFQSLGLTPGDSIVLMLPNSAELVAVYFAAYQTGLYVVMANWHLTGAEVAYLVQDSGAKALVGHERFAAAATEAAASLPAEARFAVGAIDGFRPLGSLGEGEQGRPDVRTTGSPMLYTSGTTGRPKGVRRPLTGADPDVVPGSASWFFGIFGIRPFDGHVHLCGSPLYHTAVLNFVVISIQLGHTAVLMDHWDPEEMLRLIERHKVTHSHMVPTQFHRLLALPDDVRNKYDLSSLRAMIHGAAPCPIEVKRRMLDWWGPVVIEYYAATEGGGTAISAQEWLRKPGSVGLPWPTSEIKVLDEDGNELPAGERGLVYLRMGDATFEYHRDEEKTRAARVGKLFTLQDIGYLDEDGYLFLCDRKNDMIISGGVNIYPAEIEGELVCHPKVADVAVFGVPHPDWGEQIKAVVQPVDGVEPGDDLTRELLAFAGTRLAKFKLPRTIEYLTELPRDPNGKLYKRKLRDRA, translated from the coding sequence GTGGTAGGACTCTGGAACACCGCGTCGGAGCAGCCGGACCTGACCGCGTTGGTCGATCCCGGCGGCCGTGAGATCACCTACCGGGAGCTGGCAGCCGAGGCGAACCGGTACGGCCGGGGGTTCCAGTCACTGGGGCTGACACCCGGCGACAGCATCGTGCTGATGCTGCCCAACAGCGCCGAGCTCGTGGCGGTGTACTTCGCCGCCTACCAGACCGGTCTCTACGTCGTGATGGCGAACTGGCACCTGACCGGCGCCGAGGTGGCCTACCTCGTGCAGGACAGCGGTGCCAAGGCGCTCGTGGGGCACGAACGGTTCGCTGCGGCGGCAACGGAAGCCGCCGCGAGCCTGCCGGCGGAGGCGAGGTTCGCGGTCGGCGCGATCGACGGCTTCCGGCCCCTGGGAAGCCTCGGCGAGGGAGAGCAGGGCCGACCGGACGTCCGCACGACCGGGTCGCCGATGCTCTACACGTCGGGGACCACCGGCCGGCCGAAGGGCGTGCGCAGGCCGTTGACCGGCGCCGACCCCGACGTGGTGCCCGGCTCGGCGTCGTGGTTCTTCGGCATCTTCGGTATCCGGCCGTTCGACGGGCACGTGCACCTGTGCGGGTCGCCGCTCTACCACACGGCGGTGCTCAACTTCGTCGTCATCTCGATCCAGCTCGGGCACACCGCGGTGTTGATGGACCACTGGGACCCCGAGGAGATGCTGCGGCTGATCGAGCGGCACAAGGTGACGCACAGCCACATGGTGCCGACCCAGTTCCACCGGCTGCTGGCGCTGCCGGACGACGTGAGGAACAAGTACGACCTGTCGTCGTTGCGCGCGATGATCCACGGTGCCGCGCCGTGCCCGATCGAGGTCAAGCGCAGGATGCTCGACTGGTGGGGACCGGTCGTGATCGAGTACTACGCGGCCACCGAGGGCGGTGGCACCGCGATCAGCGCGCAGGAGTGGCTGCGCAAGCCCGGCTCGGTCGGCCTGCCGTGGCCCACCTCGGAGATCAAGGTCCTGGACGAGGACGGGAACGAGCTGCCCGCCGGCGAACGCGGCCTGGTCTACCTGCGGATGGGCGACGCGACGTTCGAGTACCACAGGGACGAGGAGAAGACCCGCGCCGCTCGGGTCGGCAAGCTGTTCACGTTGCAGGACATCGGTTACCTCGACGAGGACGGCTACCTGTTCCTGTGCGACCGGAAGAACGACATGATCATCTCCGGTGGGGTGAACATCTACCCGGCGGAGATCGAGGGCGAGCTGGTGTGCCACCCCAAGGTCGCGGACGTGGCGGTGTTCGGCGTCCCGCACCCGGACTGGGGCGAGCAGATCAAGGCGGTCGTGCAGCCGGTCGACGGTGTGGAGCCCGGTGACGACCTGACCCGCGAGCTGCTCGCGTTCGCCGGCACGCGGCTCGCGAAGTTCAAGCTGCCGCGCACGATCGAGTACCTGACCGAGCTGCCGCGTGATCCGAACGGCAAGCTGTACAAGCGGAAGCTGCGCGACCGTGCGTGA
- a CDS encoding LLM class F420-dependent oxidoreductase, with amino-acid sequence MKLGLQLGYWGAAPPANAPELVAAAEECGFDAVFTAEAWGSDAFTPLAWWGSATRRVRLGTSVVQMSARTPAACAMHALTLDHLSGGRFVLGLGVSGPQVVEGWYGQPFAKPLARTREYVSVLRQVLAREAPVVNDGPHYPLPYQGPGALGLGKPLRPITHPLRADLPIWLGAEGPKNVSLAAEIADGWLAIYYAPRLAGMYDEWLDEGLAKAGRKREDFEVAATCQVVVTDDPVAVRGFLKPFVALYIGGMGAPGMNFHAEVFTRMGYGEVVADVGKLYQAGRKDEAAQVVPDELVREISIVGNAEEVRAEVARWEAAGVTQLLVGCRDTDSIKAVAEACQ; translated from the coding sequence ATGAAGCTCGGTCTGCAGCTCGGCTACTGGGGCGCTGCGCCGCCCGCGAACGCCCCTGAGCTCGTGGCGGCGGCGGAGGAGTGCGGGTTCGACGCGGTGTTCACCGCGGAGGCCTGGGGCTCCGACGCCTTCACCCCGTTGGCGTGGTGGGGATCCGCGACGCGACGGGTCCGGCTCGGCACGTCGGTCGTGCAGATGTCCGCACGCACACCGGCCGCGTGCGCGATGCACGCGTTGACGCTGGACCACCTGTCCGGCGGCCGGTTCGTCCTCGGGCTCGGCGTGTCCGGGCCGCAGGTCGTGGAGGGCTGGTACGGGCAGCCGTTCGCGAAACCGCTGGCGAGGACCAGGGAGTACGTCTCGGTGCTGCGGCAGGTGCTGGCCCGCGAGGCGCCCGTGGTCAACGACGGGCCGCACTACCCGTTGCCCTACCAGGGGCCTGGTGCGCTGGGCTTGGGCAAGCCGCTCAGGCCGATCACCCACCCGTTGCGCGCCGACCTGCCGATCTGGCTCGGTGCGGAGGGACCGAAGAACGTGTCGCTGGCGGCGGAGATCGCCGACGGCTGGCTCGCGATCTACTACGCGCCGAGGCTCGCCGGCATGTACGACGAGTGGCTGGACGAGGGTCTCGCGAAGGCCGGTCGCAAGCGGGAGGACTTCGAGGTCGCGGCCACCTGCCAGGTCGTCGTGACCGACGATCCCGTTGCCGTGCGCGGGTTTCTCAAGCCGTTCGTCGCCCTGTACATCGGTGGGATGGGTGCGCCCGGGATGAACTTCCACGCCGAGGTGTTCACCCGGATGGGATACGGCGAGGTCGTCGCCGACGTCGGCAAGCTCTACCAGGCCGGGCGCAAGGACGAGGCGGCACAGGTGGTTCCGGACGAGCTGGTGCGCGAGATCAGCATCGTCGGCAACGCCGAGGAGGTGCGCGCCGAGGTCGCCAGGTGGGAGGCAGCCGGGGTCACCCAGCTGCTCGTCGGCTGTCGCGACACCGACTCGATCAAGGCCGTCGCTGAGGCTTGTCAGTAG
- a CDS encoding Zn-ribbon domain-containing OB-fold protein, whose protein sequence is MPRPLSAPLDVGFDYTRSTGPTLGRFLSDLRRRKVTGIRGADGRVHVPPLEYDPVTAQRLTEFVDVASTGVVRGWSWIPEPLEGQPLDRPFAWALIQLDGADTSLLHAVDAGSPDRISTGARVRVRWRGDRVGAITDIECFELSDGPGDEPVEADDVTMVTTPVHLHYTHTASPTEDPFLRGLMEGRLLAQRCPACEKVYFPPRPACPTDGVPTTDAVELSDRGTITTFCVVNVPFLGQRIPPPYVSAYVLLDGADIPFLHLLLGVAPEDVRMGMRVEAVWKPREEWGPTMQNIDHFKPSGEPDAPFDSYSQHL, encoded by the coding sequence GTGCCTAGGCCCCTGAGTGCTCCGCTGGACGTGGGCTTCGACTACACGCGCTCGACCGGACCCACGCTCGGCCGCTTCCTCTCCGACCTCCGCCGCAGGAAGGTCACCGGCATCCGCGGCGCGGATGGCCGCGTGCACGTGCCTCCGCTGGAGTACGACCCGGTGACCGCGCAGCGGCTCACCGAGTTCGTGGACGTGGCGTCGACCGGTGTCGTGCGCGGGTGGTCGTGGATCCCGGAACCGCTGGAAGGCCAGCCGCTGGACCGGCCGTTCGCGTGGGCGTTGATCCAGCTCGACGGCGCGGACACGTCGTTGCTGCACGCCGTCGACGCGGGTTCGCCCGACCGGATCTCCACCGGCGCGCGTGTCCGCGTGCGCTGGCGGGGCGACCGGGTCGGCGCGATCACCGACATCGAGTGCTTCGAGCTGTCCGACGGTCCTGGCGACGAACCGGTCGAGGCCGACGACGTCACCATGGTCACCACACCGGTCCACCTGCACTACACGCACACCGCGTCGCCGACCGAGGACCCGTTCCTGCGCGGGCTCATGGAGGGCCGGCTGCTCGCGCAGCGCTGCCCGGCGTGCGAGAAGGTCTACTTCCCGCCGCGCCCGGCCTGCCCGACCGACGGGGTGCCGACCACCGACGCCGTCGAGCTGTCCGACCGCGGCACGATCACGACGTTCTGCGTGGTCAACGTGCCGTTCCTGGGCCAGCGGATCCCGCCGCCGTACGTCTCCGCGTACGTGCTGCTCGACGGCGCCGACATCCCGTTCCTGCACCTGTTGCTCGGCGTCGCGCCGGAGGACGTGCGGATGGGCATGCGCGTCGAGGCGGTGTGGAAGCCGCGCGAGGAGTGGGGTCCGACGATGCAGAACATCGACCACTTCAAGCCCTCCGGCGAGCCGGACGCGCCGTTCGACTCCTACTCCCAGCACCTGTGA
- a CDS encoding thiolase domain-containing protein, protein MRDVAVVGFAQTPCVRETDGTTNGVEMLVPIFHEVLGGLGLTKSDIGFWCSGSSDYLAGRAFSFVSAVDAIGAFPPIMESHVEMDAAWALYEAWVKLQCGEVDTALVYGFGKSSAGQLRRVMAMQLDPYVVTPLWPDSLGLAGIQARMGIEDGLWSERAMAEVAARSRAAAMSNPLAQLSGPVSPEDLLDEPYVADPLRRHDCAPITDGASTVVLAAGDRARELCERPAWITGFEHRVDSPSFGTRDLTASPSAVAAGKAAGADGVEVAELHAPFTHQELLLSQALGLGDITVNPSGGVLAGNPMFTAGLSRIGEAARRVHDGTASKVLGHATSGPLLQQNLVCVMEGRD, encoded by the coding sequence ATGCGCGACGTCGCTGTGGTCGGTTTCGCGCAGACGCCCTGCGTGCGCGAGACCGACGGCACCACCAACGGTGTCGAGATGCTGGTGCCGATCTTCCACGAGGTGCTCGGCGGGCTCGGCCTGACCAAGTCCGACATCGGGTTCTGGTGCTCGGGCTCGTCGGACTACCTGGCGGGGCGGGCGTTCTCGTTCGTGTCCGCGGTGGACGCGATCGGCGCGTTCCCGCCGATCATGGAGTCGCACGTCGAGATGGACGCGGCGTGGGCGTTGTACGAGGCGTGGGTGAAGCTGCAGTGCGGTGAGGTCGACACGGCTCTGGTGTACGGCTTCGGCAAGTCGTCGGCCGGCCAGCTGCGGCGGGTGATGGCGATGCAGCTCGACCCGTACGTGGTGACGCCGCTGTGGCCGGACTCCCTCGGCCTGGCGGGCATCCAGGCGCGGATGGGCATCGAGGACGGGCTGTGGAGCGAGCGGGCGATGGCCGAGGTGGCCGCGAGGTCGCGGGCGGCGGCGATGTCGAACCCGCTCGCGCAGCTGTCCGGACCGGTGTCGCCGGAGGACCTGCTGGACGAGCCGTACGTGGCGGATCCGTTGCGGCGCCACGACTGCGCACCGATCACCGACGGCGCCTCGACGGTCGTGCTGGCCGCGGGCGACCGGGCACGGGAGCTGTGCGAGCGGCCCGCGTGGATCACCGGGTTCGAGCACCGGGTCGACTCGCCGTCGTTCGGCACGCGGGATCTGACGGCGTCGCCTTCCGCGGTGGCCGCGGGCAAGGCGGCGGGTGCGGACGGGGTCGAGGTGGCCGAGCTGCACGCGCCGTTCACGCACCAGGAGCTGCTGCTGAGCCAGGCACTCGGGCTCGGCGACATCACGGTCAACCCGTCCGGCGGCGTGCTGGCCGGCAACCCGATGTTCACAGCGGGACTGTCGCGGATCGGCGAGGCGGCGCGCCGGGTGCACGACGGCACGGCCTCGAAGGTGCTCGGGCACGCCACCAGCGGGCCGTTGCTGCAGCAGAACCTGGTCTGCGTGATGGAAGGGCGGGACTAG